The segment TTTTGGCTTTGCTCTTTACCATCCTGCTCATTTTTTTCCCAAGAGGAGGGTACTATGGGGAAATTCCCATGAATTTAGAAGACGGGGCATTTCCAGGTTTTCAGCTTTCTCTTTTCTTTGAAGTATACCGAACAAACATCACCCAATTCTTTCAGCATATTTGGGAGCACAAGAGTCTTGGCGAAACCATGTTTTCACAGACTTCCGTGGAAAAAGAACTAGTCCGCTATTATCCAAAAAGTTTGCTTATCATTGTCATCGGATTTGTGGTCAGTATTATTTTTGGAGTATTAAAGGGGATTTTTGATTATCGCAATACATATACAAAAAAGAACCTGCTTGGGAACGGGACAACTTGGCTTTTCCAGTCCATACCTGACTTTTTCATCGTGATTATCGCATTTTATCTAGCGTTCTATTATTTACCGATGGGACTGATTTTCAGTAATCGGAACTGGTACAGCTTTGCCGCGCCAGCCTTACTCGTTTCCATCTATCCGACTATGTATGTTGCACGGATGACCTGTGTGTCGCTTTTAAATCAAGATGGACAGGACTATATCCGCACGGCTTTTGCTAAAGGGTTTAAAGTCAAACAGGTGATAAACCGTCATATTATAAGGAATAGTGCACTTGATTTGATTGCCCACCTGCCGACCATCATGATGGTTGTCATATCAAACATGTTGATGGTGGAGTACTTGACTGGCTACGCCGGGGCAGGTAATAGGATGTTTGTGGCGCTAGGAGGAAGGCAGGAGACGGTCGGGTTTGGCACTACCTCTATTGAAGCGGGACTAGTCTTTGGTTATGCCCTCTGTTTCATTGCGACCGTGCTTATCGTCCATATTGTAAAAATGATTCTGCTGACAAGACTCAGCCAAAAGGGGGAATAAGGGATGTTGAAAAACAAAGCGCTATGGACCGGTGGACTTTTTCTATTGCTGTTAATCCTGGTGGCTGCATTTGGCTCCTATTTTCCATATGTGAAAGAGGGACTAGAGGAAAAGCGTTTGATATTCCCAGAGTCAGGTGGTCTCGAGAAAGCACCCTTTGCTCCATCCGCGGACTTCCCGCTTGGCTCTGATCATGAAGGCAGAAACATGGTGAGTCTTCTCGTCATGGGGGCCAAGGATACATTGTTACTCATTTTCTTGATCACCACCATCCGTTATCTTGTGGGAGTAATGCTTGGTGCGATTGCATCATTAGGAGGTCGGTTCATCTCAAACGTTCTCAATGTGTGGGATCAGATTTTCTCCAGCATGCCTGTGATTTTCTTTGCCATTCTTGCCTTCAACCTGCCACTTTTAATTTATGCCGAAAATAGGTTCTGGATTGTCATTTTCAGCATAGCATTGGTGGAAGTGGGGCGCGTTGGGGTGACCACCAGGGATCAATTGATCCATGTGAAAAATAAACCGTATATAGATGCAGCTCGCACTGTGGGTGTCACAAATTTCGGCCTTGCCAAAAACCACTACCTGCCTACACTGCTCCCGACCATGCTTGTTAATTATTGCTTTGATATTGGTAGAGTTGCTTTAATTATCGGTCAGCTCGGGATTTTCTCGATTTTTATTACGATGCAATTTGTAGAGGTTCCACCGGGAGGAATGTTCCAGTTGGTGAATACAAGCTTCAACTGGCCGACTATTTTGGGAGATGCCCGTAAAGATATCTATACGGCCGTGTGGATTCCGGCAGCAGCAGCGTTTGCCATTATGTATGTTATTTTGACGTTCAATATTTTAGGGGAAGGATTGAGAAGGCACTTTAGTCGTTTTGGGGTGTGATGGATGAAGAAATTTCTTGTGGTATTCCATAGTATTTGGCTCCTGATTTTCGCATTATCGCTGCTTGCGGCGGGGACCAATCCGAGTGAAGAAGAGTATCTTGAACTGTTCGATTATCCATGGTGGTTGGAATTGTTTAATTGAACCCGTGAAAAGGAGGAGGGCAATGGATTACAATGACTATCACTATCAGCAATCAAATCACATAAACCATGGGACCAGTCCTACGCGACATGACTGGGATAATAGTGGAGTAACGATCGGTACCTGGATTGTCGTCTTGCTCCTTATAGCTATCCCTCTCATAAATATAATTGTTTTGCTTGTTTTGGCTTTTGGTGATCATAACGTAAACTTGAAGAATTTTGCGAAAGCATCCTTGATTATTATGGTTGTGGGATTCATGTTTGCTTTATTGGTGAGTGGATGTAGTTTTTAAGGTTCTTAGCACAGAAAGCACTTTTTTTCATCCATTTAAACATGGAACTTTTCCCTTATCCATTTCGTTTAGTTAATAGTAATAGCGGGAGGAAAGGGGCCATCATAAAGTGATGGAATGGATAGTGAGTTCTATAATATGGGGAGGGTTGATGCTGTACTTTATCATTCCTTTTAATAAAATCAGTGAAGACCCCGGGAACCTTACATCTATAAAACTAGCCATGAAAATAAGCCTTAAGAGGGTCACTTTTCATCGTAAGGTCTCCCTTGCGTTTATCTTTTTATTACTTACATATCTCGCAATATGGTACTGCAACAAAGATCTGGCCTGGTATAACGAGGCACATGGAGTTCCTCACACATCAAACACAGTAGAAAAACTACCTTTTTATTTCGCAGGAGTCACCACTTATACCCTTTTCCTCTATTTCGCTGTTGTCGTAAAGCGAGCTCTTTCCTATATGAAAACGGAGGACTGACTAGTGTATACTTATTCCACATTTGAAATAGCAGGAGCATTTGCTTTGCTGAGACCTATTCTATATACAGTATTAGTGTCATCAATCTTACTTTTTATAATCATTGTCGTACCCAAATGGAAAGCTATGAGACTATCAACTTTAACTGTGCTGATCATTTCCCTTATAAATGTGGTGGTTGCCGGTCAAGTGCTATTCTTCAGTGCCATAGTGGCCGATGAACTAAATCTTACAGGGGATAGTGTGGGAATGATTTTGTTCATGTTCATACTTGGGGTCAGTGCTTTAAATATCTTGCTTTACTTAATCAGAGATAGAAGCTAATAGGAGTTGTACTAGATGGGATTGTTTTTTGAAAAAGTAAAACGTAAGAAAAGTTCGAAGCCGGTAGCGGCAGTTAGGATAATATTCTTTATAGGGATGATTGCTCTTTTGATACTAGGGTATAGGGATGATTTTAATGGGGTGTATTTAGGGTATGCCTTTATTGTAGTGGGACTAATGAATGTCATGAATGGTGTAGAATCGCACTATCACAGAGATGAAAAGAAGGTCTATTTGACTGATTTTTTTCTAGGGGTTTTGTTTTTATTTATGGCAATCACACAGTTGTGGGTCAGTTAATGTGGGTCAAGGTGCCTGTCTTAGTGCCTTTCTTGATTTACTTATAACCATATCTGCTTGCAGTACTATTTACTGGACAGAAAAAACAGATAACCAGATTGAACGTCTAAATCAAGCCAATATAAATGATGAAATTAGAGATGGAGAGATTTGGATTAGGGAAGAGGGTATAAGAAAAGTAGTGGCGTGTTGTAGCTAAGGATGGCTATAATGCAGTTAGAGTGTAAATCTTCTAACATTCACTGAATTAGAATGGTAGGTGACGAAAATGAATAGTTCTGTTCCACATTCTGAGACGGGAAAGCTAAATAGTAACGCTATTCTTTCTTTAATTCTTGGTATCTTATCAATATTATGTTGCGTCATCAGTTTTTTGAGCATGCTCTTTGCGGTTCCGGGTTTTGTCCTCGCTCTGATTGGACTTAATGAAATCCAGAAAACCGATCAAATAGGGCGAGGATATGCCAAGGCAGGATTAATATGTAGCATTCTAGGTATGCTGCTGCCACTCATCATTATCCTCGTTAGTTTGTTATTCTTTCAATCGACAGACTTCATCATGGACTTGAGCTAACAATGGAAAAGGACAGCCCTTATTGGAAAATGGGTTGTCCTTTTCTGCATTCTAAAATAGTAATTTTTAAACAAACGTTGGATTAAGAAAAGTTCAAAGCTATGGGGCAGTAAGGAGGAAAATATATTTAAAAGATTAACTTTTAAAAAAGGTGTAGTGGTATAATTCACAAACCTATCATTTTTCGTATTAAAGCGACAAATTTCCCGGGAAACATTTATCCTGGAATAGAATTTTTTAAACAAACGTTTGTTGAACAAAATAATAGCCCCTTGAGTGACAAGGGGTTCAGCGAAAAAATCTTAATTAACTTTTGAAAAAGGTATGGTGGAAAAACATCCTTTTCCTAATTGGAGAATTTCCATGTCTTCTTGTCGAAATCTATGGTGCTTGAAAACCGAAAATCGCTACAAATAGTAATAATACCCATCCACAAATACTAAGTAAGTTTGCCGCAATCAGCCAACCCTTCTGCCAGCCTTTTACTCCAACTATACTTACAATTAAACCTACTAAACCACAAACTATGGGAATAAAGATAGTCACTTTGTTGAACAGTTCAATTAATGCAGACCCCCATGAAGTCATAAAGGCGACCAAAGGAATGGCGGATAATAGGAAGAATAGTGTCCCCATTATAGTGCTCTTTTGCATAAAGTCCCCCCTTGTTCCATAATAGTATGCTGTGGACTGAACAAAAACACCGATTCTTACGAAATCAGTGTTTTTCATTTTCTTACACAAACGGGTGGGTAAAGTGGCCAGTTTCCTAAGCCCGCAATATCTTCTCCATCGCTTTTCCCTTGGCTAATTCATCAATCAATTTATCCAAATAACGAATTTCACGCATGGTTGGTTCTTCAATGTTTTCCACTCGGACACCGCAAACAACGCCTTTAATCAAGGATCGTGAAGCATTCATTGTGGGAGCTTCCGCAAAGAAAGTTTCAAAATCTGTTTTCTTTTCCAGTACCATTTCTAAACTCTTCCTGGCTATAGCCCGTCAGCCAACGGATGATCTCATCCACTTCTGCTTTGGTGCGTCCTTTTCTCTCTGCCTTTGATACATAGTGAGGGTAGACACCTGCGAAACTCATAGTGTAGATACGATGCTTTTCCATTTTATATCCTCCCTTAAAGGTTTTTCTTTTATTGTAGCATGGAAAATTGAGAATGATGTACAAACCATCGCCAGTATATATAACATGTGAAGATTAAGGAAGGGTGGAGATGTTTTGTTTTTTCACATAAAAGAATTACAATATGAAGCCAAACCGGATAAGCCCGATCCCATATTTGCCACAAGATTACAGGAGATTTTGGGTGGGCAATTCGGGGAGATTTCCGTTGCTGTTCAATATCTCTTTCAAGGCTGGGGAGCAAGAAGGCACGATAAGTACCGGGATTTGTTGATGGACACTGGTACGGAGGAGCTTGCCCATATTGAGATGCTTGCGACAATGATTGCAAGGCTACTAGATGGGGCACCGGTAAAAGCGCAAGAGGAAGCGGCCCAAAATCCAGTCATGGCAGCGATCATGGGTGGGATGAACCCGCAGTATGCAATCGTATCAGGCCTTGGCGCGTTACCGGTCAATAGTGTCGGGGTGCCATGGAATGCCGGATATGTTATTGCAAGTGGGAATTTGCTGGCTGATTTCAGGGCAAACCTAAATGCTGAAACGCAGGGACGCCTGCAGGCAGTAAGACTATATGAACAAACGACGGACCCAGGAGTAAGAGACATGTTGTCATTCCTTATTGCCAGGGATAGAATGCATCAAAACCAATGGTTGGCAGCTATTCATGAGCTTGAAGCACAAGAAGGCGTCATTGTTCCAAGTACATTCCCTACTTCCAAGGAAAAATCGGAAGTTTCTCATACATTTATAGCTTTATCAGAGGGTGAACAGAGCAGCAAAGGGAAATGGGCAAGTGGCCCGGCGCCAGATGGATTGGCCAACTTCCAATACTTAAGCATGCCAGGTGCCTGGGGAAGCAAGCCTTTATTGAATCCTGCACCACCAGCCTTTCATAATACTCCACCATCGGTAAAATAAATAGGCTTTTTATCTAGCCATGTACAAAATACGTAAGAGATACAGGCCTTACGAAAATAAACAATAAGGAACGTTTCGATCCACAGATTATGATCGAAACGTCACTTTATTTTATCCTTTGGATATCTCTACAATTCCTTCTTCCTTCAATGAAACTTCACCTTGCTTATTCAGCTTCACCTTTTCATCGTCCTTAAGGTTGGTGAACACGATTGGTGTTATCAACGAAGGAGCATTCTTACCGATGAAGTCCATATCAAACTTTAGGAGCTCTTGCCCCTTCGTCACGGAATCTCCTTGGGCAACCAAAGCTTCGAATCCTTCGCCTTTCAAGTTCACTGTATCAATACCGACGTGGATCAGGATTTCGTGCCCCTCGTTCGACTCAATCCCAATTGCATGCTTGGTCGGGAATAGGTTCACGATTTTTCCGTCAACAGGGGAGACGACAAGTCCTTCTGAAGGCTCGATGGCAAAGCCGTCCCCCATCATTTTTCCGGAGAAGACTTGATCTGGCACATCATCGAGTGGTTTTATTTCCCCCTTGATCGGAGCGATAAATCCGCCTTCTGTCGATTTGGTCTGCATCGCATCTGGATTAATCTCTTCAATCTGCTGCTCGACTTCTTTGTTGGCGTCCGTTTTAGCAGGACGAGGCGTTTTACCATCCATAATGTCTTTCATCTGAGATTTTAAGGTGTCTGATTTTGGTCCGAAAATGGCTTGGATGTTGTTTCCGACTTCCAGGACACCAGAAGCACCAAGCTTTTTCAGACGAGCCTTATCAACCATCGAAATTTCATTTACCGATACACGAAGCCTTGTTATACATGCATCAAGGTGGGAGATGTTCTGCTTTCCTCCCATTGCCTCTAACACATCATGCGGAAGATCACCGGCAGTAGAAGTGGAGGCTCCATCCTCATCCTCGTCCACATCTTCACGACCAGGTGTGGCAAGGTTGAATTTTTGGATAGCGAAACGGAAACCGAAGTAGTAAATGACCGAGAATACAAGCCCCACCGGTATCACCAACCACCAAGCAGTCCGGTTAGGCACAACCCCGAACAGAAGGTAATCGATGACCCCACCAGAGAAGGTCATCCCGATTTTTACATCTAAGATATGCATGACCATAAAAGATAGCCCCGCAAACACCGTGTGAATCGCAAACAGAACAGGTGCGACAAACAGGAAGGAAAATTCAATAGGTTCTGTGATTCCTGTCAGGAAGGAAGTTAGGGCAGCAGATGCCATGATTCCGCCGACCACTTTCTTTTTCTCCGGGCGTGCTGTGTGATAAATGGCAAGCGCTGCAGCAGGTAGTCCGAACATCATGAACGGGAACTTACCTGTCATGAATGTACCGGCAGTCGGCTCGACACCATCACGCAACTGCGCAAAGAACATGGCCTGGTCCCCACGGACAATATTCCCGGCTTCCGTCGTATAGGATCCGAACTCAAACCAGAACGGTGAGTAGAAAATATGATGCAGTCCGAATGGAATCAAGGCTCGTTCAATCACACCGAAAATAAAGGCAGACACCGTCAGGTTTGTGTTGATCATACTTTCGGAAAGTGTGTTCAATCCACCTTGGATTGGCGGCCATACAAAGGACATGAGAATTCCGAGCGCAACTGCCGAAGCAGCTGTTACAATCGGAACGAATCGCTTACCGGCAAAGAACCCAAGGTAAGACGGTAATTCAATATTGAAATACTTATTATACATGAATGCCGCGAGGATACCGACGATTACTCCGCCGAACACCCCACTCTGAAGCGTGTTGATTCCAAGTACATTCGCGTATGCCGGGTCTTCCAGCATTCCGTCATCGACCCCAAGCACGACACCCATCGTCGCATTCATGATCAGGTACCCGATGATGGCGGCAAGCGCGGCAACCCCTTCACCACCGGCTAGTCCAACTGCAACCCCAACGGCAAAGAGCACTGGGAGGTTATCAAACACAATCCCCCCGGCAGCATCCATGATATTCGCTACCATCTGGATCCAACCCGCCCCAAGGAACGGCATCAGCTCCAGCAAATTCTCCTCCTTCAACGCATTCCCAAACGCAAGCAAAATACCCGCAGCAGGCAAAAGCGCGACAGGAAGCATCAACGCTTTCCCGACCTTCTGCAACACACCAAACAATCTCTTCACAGAACAACCTCCTAA is part of the Sutcliffiella sp. FSL R7-0096 genome and harbors:
- a CDS encoding ABC transporter permease, producing the protein MDLKKESLKLSISVFLALLFTILLIFFPRGGYYGEIPMNLEDGAFPGFQLSLFFEVYRTNITQFFQHIWEHKSLGETMFSQTSVEKELVRYYPKSLLIIVIGFVVSIIFGVLKGIFDYRNTYTKKNLLGNGTTWLFQSIPDFFIVIIAFYLAFYYLPMGLIFSNRNWYSFAAPALLVSIYPTMYVARMTCVSLLNQDGQDYIRTAFAKGFKVKQVINRHIIRNSALDLIAHLPTIMMVVISNMLMVEYLTGYAGAGNRMFVALGGRQETVGFGTTSIEAGLVFGYALCFIATVLIVHIVKMILLTRLSQKGE
- a CDS encoding ABC transporter permease subunit; the protein is MLKNKALWTGGLFLLLLILVAAFGSYFPYVKEGLEEKRLIFPESGGLEKAPFAPSADFPLGSDHEGRNMVSLLVMGAKDTLLLIFLITTIRYLVGVMLGAIASLGGRFISNVLNVWDQIFSSMPVIFFAILAFNLPLLIYAENRFWIVIFSIALVEVGRVGVTTRDQLIHVKNKPYIDAARTVGVTNFGLAKNHYLPTLLPTMLVNYCFDIGRVALIIGQLGIFSIFITMQFVEVPPGGMFQLVNTSFNWPTILGDARKDIYTAVWIPAAAAFAIMYVILTFNILGEGLRRHFSRFGV
- a CDS encoding DUF4190 domain-containing protein, with the protein product MNSSVPHSETGKLNSNAILSLILGILSILCCVISFLSMLFAVPGFVLALIGLNEIQKTDQIGRGYAKAGLICSILGMLLPLIIILVSLLFFQSTDFIMDLS
- a CDS encoding manganese catalase family protein, with product MFFHIKELQYEAKPDKPDPIFATRLQEILGGQFGEISVAVQYLFQGWGARRHDKYRDLLMDTGTEELAHIEMLATMIARLLDGAPVKAQEEAAQNPVMAAIMGGMNPQYAIVSGLGALPVNSVGVPWNAGYVIASGNLLADFRANLNAETQGRLQAVRLYEQTTDPGVRDMLSFLIARDRMHQNQWLAAIHELEAQEGVIVPSTFPTSKEKSEVSHTFIALSEGEQSSKGKWASGPAPDGLANFQYLSMPGAWGSKPLLNPAPPAFHNTPPSVK
- the ptsG gene encoding glucose-specific PTS transporter subunit IIBC, whose product is MKRLFGVLQKVGKALMLPVALLPAAGILLAFGNALKEENLLELMPFLGAGWIQMVANIMDAAGGIVFDNLPVLFAVGVAVGLAGGEGVAALAAIIGYLIMNATMGVVLGVDDGMLEDPAYANVLGINTLQSGVFGGVIVGILAAFMYNKYFNIELPSYLGFFAGKRFVPIVTAASAVALGILMSFVWPPIQGGLNTLSESMINTNLTVSAFIFGVIERALIPFGLHHIFYSPFWFEFGSYTTEAGNIVRGDQAMFFAQLRDGVEPTAGTFMTGKFPFMMFGLPAAALAIYHTARPEKKKVVGGIMASAALTSFLTGITEPIEFSFLFVAPVLFAIHTVFAGLSFMVMHILDVKIGMTFSGGVIDYLLFGVVPNRTAWWLVIPVGLVFSVIYYFGFRFAIQKFNLATPGREDVDEDEDGASTSTAGDLPHDVLEAMGGKQNISHLDACITRLRVSVNEISMVDKARLKKLGASGVLEVGNNIQAIFGPKSDTLKSQMKDIMDGKTPRPAKTDANKEVEQQIEEINPDAMQTKSTEGGFIAPIKGEIKPLDDVPDQVFSGKMMGDGFAIEPSEGLVVSPVDGKIVNLFPTKHAIGIESNEGHEILIHVGIDTVNLKGEGFEALVAQGDSVTKGQELLKFDMDFIGKNAPSLITPIVFTNLKDDEKVKLNKQGEVSLKEEGIVEISKG